A DNA window from Primulina tabacum isolate GXHZ01 chromosome 12, ASM2559414v2, whole genome shotgun sequence contains the following coding sequences:
- the LOC142521253 gene encoding uncharacterized protein LOC142521253 isoform X1 — translation MADGWQDRSNRQLINFLVYCKRGTSFVRSVDTSDIVKNATTLCNLFVELVEWVGSNNIVHLVTDNGANYKAVGVLLHDKYPSIKWSPCAAHCLNLILGDIGKIELVSNLTKKASLVTKFVYNHAFLLAWLRKREGWTEIVRPGPTRFATTFIALKSILEHQHDLQAFFTSKTFKDSRYFKDKKASVVLAVVLDTKFWSDCTVVVGVAAPLIRMLRIMDTDRRPSVGYVYDGMYRAKKAIKNIFKNKKKFYKPFTSIVKTRWDKQLRRDIHAAAYLLNPAFAYDKFNMCTKKEIMDGFVEMVTTLISDRSVQRKCIDEVAIYQDRLGSFARQLAIDSSKSMQPDEWWRVFGCSAPNIQNLAIKILSQTSSSSGCERNWSVFERIHTKKRNRLEHQRLNDLVYVHYNLRLKEMLDNQMNCQDPIDYESIDKTDFWVMEEEEENSSPILDIDELDEMLYSEEALPINIQEEENLDKGIGEMQGTPSLDLEELLDGGDEDDNDYERTLQELDAVWASKDAT, via the exons ATGGCTGATGGTTGGCAAGATCGGTCAAATAGGCAACTTATAAACTTTCTAGTGTATTGCAAGAGGGGAACATCATTTGTGAGATCTGTTGATACTTCTGATATTGTGAAAAATGCAACCACACTTTGTAATCTATTTGTTGAGTTAGTGGAATGGGTTGGATCAAATAATATCGTTCATTTGGTAACTGATAATGGGGCCAACTATAAAGCAGTCGGTGTTTTGCTTCATGATAAGTATCCCTCTATCAAATGGTCGCCTTGTGCTGCACATTGTCTGAATTTGATTCTTGGTGATATTGGTAAAATAGAGCTTGTTAGTAATCTTACAAAAAAGGCTTCTTTGGTAACAAAATTCGTTTACAATCATGCATTTCTGTTGGCATGGTTGAGAAAGAGAGAAGGATGGACAGAGATTGTACGTCCAGGGCCAACTCGTTTTGCTACTACATTCATTGCATTGAAGAGTATCCTTGAACATCAACATGATTTGCAAGCTTTTTTTACTAGTAAGACATTTAAGGATTCTCGATACTTCAAAGACAAAAAAGCAAGTGTTGTTCTGGCGGTTGTTCTTGATACAAAATTTTGGAGTGATTGCACAGTTGTAGTTGGTGTTGCTGCTCCTCTAATACGTATGTTGCGTATAATGGATACTGATCGAAGGCCTTCAGTTGGTTATGTCTATGACGGAATGTATAGGGCAAAGAAAGCAATAAAAAATATCTTCAAGAATAAAAAGAAATTTTACAAGCCTTTTACAAGTATTGTCAAGACAAGATGGGACAAACAACTTCGACGAGATATTCATGCAGCAGCATATCTCCTGAACCCTGCTTTTGCATATGACAAATTTAATATGTGCACTAAAAAGGAGATAATGGATGGTTTTGTTGAGATGGTCACTACCTTGATTAGTGATAGATCTGTTCAAAGAAAGTGCATTGATGAAGTAGCAATTTATCAAGATAGATTAGGAAGTTTTGCTCGACAACTTGCTATTGATTCATCAAAGAGTATGCAACCAG ATGAATGGTGGAGAGTTTTTGGATGTAGTGCTCCAAACATACAAAATTTGGCTATTAAGATTTTGAGCcaaacttcttcttcttcgggatGTGAAAGAAATTGGAGCGTGTTTGAAAGAATACATACAAAGAAAAGGAATAGATTGGAGCATCAAAGATTAAATGATCTTGTGTATGTCCATTACAACTTGCGTTTAAAAGAAAT GCTTGATAACCAAATGAATTGTCAAGATCCTATTGATTATGAGAGCATTGATAAAACTGACTTTTGGGTtatggaagaagaagaagaaaattctTCACCTATTTTAGACATAGATGAGTTGGATGAGATGCTTTATAGTGAGGAAGCTCTTCCAATAAATATTCAAGAAGAAGAAA atttaGATAAAGGTATTGGTGAAATGCAAGGAACACCTTCTTTGGACTTGGAAGAACTTTTGGATGGTGGGGATGAAGATGATAATGACTACGAAAGAACACTTCAAGAATTGGATGCGGTGTGGGCATCAAAGGATGCAACTTGA
- the LOC142521253 gene encoding uncharacterized protein LOC142521253 isoform X2, which translates to MADGWQDRSNRQLINFLVYCKRGTSFVRSVDTSDIVKNATTLCNLFVELVEWVGSNNIVHLVTDNGANYKAVGVLLHDKYPSIKWSPCAAHCLNLILGDIGKIELVSNLTKKASLVTKFVYNHAFLLAWLRKREGWTEIVRPGPTRFATTFIALKSILEHQHDLQAFFTSKTFKDSRYFKDKKASVVLAVVLDTKFWSDCTVVVGVAAPLIRMLRIMDTDRRPSVGYVYDGMYRAKKAIKNIFKNKKKFYKPFTSIVKTRWDKQLRRDIHAAAYLLNPAFAYDKFNMCTKKEIMDGFVEMVTTLISDRSVQRKCIDEVAIYQDRLGSFARQLAIDSSKSMQPDEWWRVFGCSAPNIQNLAIKILSQTSSSSGCERNWSVFERIHTKKRNRLEHQRLNDLVLDNQMNCQDPIDYESIDKTDFWVMEEEEENSSPILDIDELDEMLYSEEALPINIQEEENLDKGIGEMQGTPSLDLEELLDGGDEDDNDYERTLQELDAVWASKDAT; encoded by the exons ATGGCTGATGGTTGGCAAGATCGGTCAAATAGGCAACTTATAAACTTTCTAGTGTATTGCAAGAGGGGAACATCATTTGTGAGATCTGTTGATACTTCTGATATTGTGAAAAATGCAACCACACTTTGTAATCTATTTGTTGAGTTAGTGGAATGGGTTGGATCAAATAATATCGTTCATTTGGTAACTGATAATGGGGCCAACTATAAAGCAGTCGGTGTTTTGCTTCATGATAAGTATCCCTCTATCAAATGGTCGCCTTGTGCTGCACATTGTCTGAATTTGATTCTTGGTGATATTGGTAAAATAGAGCTTGTTAGTAATCTTACAAAAAAGGCTTCTTTGGTAACAAAATTCGTTTACAATCATGCATTTCTGTTGGCATGGTTGAGAAAGAGAGAAGGATGGACAGAGATTGTACGTCCAGGGCCAACTCGTTTTGCTACTACATTCATTGCATTGAAGAGTATCCTTGAACATCAACATGATTTGCAAGCTTTTTTTACTAGTAAGACATTTAAGGATTCTCGATACTTCAAAGACAAAAAAGCAAGTGTTGTTCTGGCGGTTGTTCTTGATACAAAATTTTGGAGTGATTGCACAGTTGTAGTTGGTGTTGCTGCTCCTCTAATACGTATGTTGCGTATAATGGATACTGATCGAAGGCCTTCAGTTGGTTATGTCTATGACGGAATGTATAGGGCAAAGAAAGCAATAAAAAATATCTTCAAGAATAAAAAGAAATTTTACAAGCCTTTTACAAGTATTGTCAAGACAAGATGGGACAAACAACTTCGACGAGATATTCATGCAGCAGCATATCTCCTGAACCCTGCTTTTGCATATGACAAATTTAATATGTGCACTAAAAAGGAGATAATGGATGGTTTTGTTGAGATGGTCACTACCTTGATTAGTGATAGATCTGTTCAAAGAAAGTGCATTGATGAAGTAGCAATTTATCAAGATAGATTAGGAAGTTTTGCTCGACAACTTGCTATTGATTCATCAAAGAGTATGCAACCAG ATGAATGGTGGAGAGTTTTTGGATGTAGTGCTCCAAACATACAAAATTTGGCTATTAAGATTTTGAGCcaaacttcttcttcttcgggatGTGAAAGAAATTGGAGCGTGTTTGAAAGAATACATACAAAGAAAAGGAATAGATTGGAGCATCAAAGATTAAATGATCTTGT GCTTGATAACCAAATGAATTGTCAAGATCCTATTGATTATGAGAGCATTGATAAAACTGACTTTTGGGTtatggaagaagaagaagaaaattctTCACCTATTTTAGACATAGATGAGTTGGATGAGATGCTTTATAGTGAGGAAGCTCTTCCAATAAATATTCAAGAAGAAGAAA atttaGATAAAGGTATTGGTGAAATGCAAGGAACACCTTCTTTGGACTTGGAAGAACTTTTGGATGGTGGGGATGAAGATGATAATGACTACGAAAGAACACTTCAAGAATTGGATGCGGTGTGGGCATCAAAGGATGCAACTTGA